The genome window GTGAATAAGGAGAATCAGACTCAAATATAATGGGCATTGCCTTACGAAAAGGTTCAGGATTTTCCACCATGGGCAACTCTGCCAACAAAGGAACATCCCGTTCCGCAAAAAAGTCTTGTAATTCCCTCGGAGTATGCAATCTCTCATCAAGGGTAGCAAAGAGGAAAATCACCCCCATAGCCGATGCGAAGCCAATCACCATCCCCACACCCACAATTAGAATAGGACTTGTGGCAGGAGGTACAGGGGGGCTAGGTTCACGAATTAAAAAAGCAGGTTGTATGATAGTAAAGCTACTATCCGCCTCTGCCTCCGCTGACTGGGCATCCGTCAAAGCTGCAAAAATAGTTTCATAGAGAACCCTTTGAGACTGAACCTCTTGAATTAAAGAAGTTTGTTGAGTCTGTCTTTCCGGGAACTGCTCATACTCTTGGCGTAAAGTATTTTGAACCTGTTCTACTGCTGCTAATTGCCCTGCCACGGCATTTCTTTGTCCTTCTAAATTTATTAATCTAGCAGCCAACTGCGCCCTAGTTTGATCCAAGTTACTAGCGTCTCGCACATTACCTGTTATCGGTTGAAAAACCCTATCCGTACCAATAACTTCCCTTCCCCTTTCCTCTATTAACCTTTCATTAAGTGCTTTTTGTTCCCTCAACTCTACCATGGTGGGATGATCTTCCCTTAAATCAGTTTGTAATCGCTGTAACTCCAAGTCATTTTGTAAAATTAAAGCCCTTAAATTAGCAATGATAGGATCTGCACTTAGAGCCGAGGATACATAAGCCTCCTCCGGAGTTAATTGCAATTGTTGTTGTAAAGTTTCTATTTCTGCATCAATGCCAGACAATACCACATCTAATTGTCTTTTTTGTTGTTCAGAACTGGTAATTCCACCGAATAAACTACCATCTTGAACCGATAAGAGTAAAGCACCTTCATTGGAAATATAAGTATAGTAATTTTGTTCGGCTTGTTCTACATCTTCTTGAACTTCCGCAAGTCTTCTTTGTAAATCGGTAATTTTATTTTGTAATCTTACAGTGTTAACACGATAGCTTTCATTAACAATTTCCTCCAAAAATACTTGTAAAACGGTTCTCGATTCTTCAGGGGTTCTACCCCCGTCATACCGGAAAGTAATTAAACGAGCGCTCGTATCACTGTTTTCCCTTGTTTGATTTTCTGGTTCCTCTGGTAAACCCAAAACTAGATCCGCTACGGCTCTTTCTGTTTGTCTTAAATTAAAATCAATACGGTTAGCAATATTTTGTATTACCTGTTGAGAGATAATATCCTGAATGTTTGTTAATCTGCCCTGGTTGCGTAATTCTTCTCCCGCTGATGTAAAAGTGGGTAAAGGACTATTTACCGATAAACGCCCAAAAGCAAGAATCTTATCTTCCTGTCTTTCTGGTTCGGGAACAAGGGTAAAAAGAAAAGATCCCCCCGTAATTACGGCAAAAACCACAATACCTAGCCATTTATGTTCATTGAGGGAAATAAAAAAACGAGTAACAATAGGAGGTGCCATAAAAAATTGTAGCTATCTATAAAATTATTTTAGAAACGGATATTATTATTATTCCGATTATTATCAAATATTCTGCCATCAATGGCATCTTGGATGAAATTAGTAAAACCAAAAATATCTCTAATGGGTTGAGTGATAATTCTGATACCTCCCAAGATACGCCCTAAGAGAGTACGACTCACCACAATAACATCATCCTCCCGTAGAGGAAGATTTTGAGCCATATCTCCTGTCTCTATGGTTTGACGAACGTTAAGAGATTGAGTGACTACTTTACCCAACTCTGGATCAAAACGCATTAGGGTTACTTCATTGTTGGTAATTAGAGGAATAAACTCAGGTAGAAGTGCCACTGCATCGAGGAAGGAACTACCGTTAGGAATATTAATATTTCTGAGGGTTACTCCTGCCGCACCCGTGGGTGCTACCACTCTAACTCTGATAAGAGGTTGGGGAATATTAGTACGGGCTATGAGTGCTCGATCATAATCTTGATCTTGTCCAACTTCGAGGGCAGAAACAACGATAGTATCTCCGGGTTGAAGCCGAATACGAGGCTCTCCTGTTCCTTCGATTAGAGGACGGTAGAGATCTAGTTTTTCTTCGATTAAACTGTCATCAGCGAGGCGACGACGGACTATGATAGATCGCATATCTGCTTTATTGGTAGTACCTCCAGCTAAGTTGAGGAGGGAGCTCATGGGTATGCCATCACTGACGGTATAATAGCCTGGTCTAACGACTTCTCCTATTACTGTAAGGTTAAACGGGCGTTGTCCTGTTAATACAGCTAAAACTTGGGGGGGTTCACGCAAAAAACGATTTCCCAGTTCAAAGCTAATTTTATTTTCTACTTCTTCGGTGGTTAAACCTCGAAGGGATATGCGCCCTAAAATTGGCACGACTACGTTTCCTTGAGCGTCTAGTGTCCCCGAAAAGCTAAATTCTGGAAATCTTGCCACTGAAACATTAATGGAGTCGCCAAAGTCAAGACGGTAATCATTTAAATGTTGTGCGTTTCCTTCGTTGAATGGTTCTGGTTCATAACCTCTGGGTACTGAAGGAAAGTTTGATGGGTCGTTGGTTTGAAGGTTTAAATTGTTTTGTGACCACGCTATTTGTTGGGGTATAAGAATCACGAGGAAAGAATGAAATAAGAGTATCTTTAGGGGGTGAAACTTATTAGTCATTGTGATCTTAATTAATTTTTATGCTTCAGATTATAACGATTTTAATAATTGTAATAGAGTTGGTTATCAATTTTTTTACTTAATATTAATTTTTGTGTTTGTTTAACTTTACCTAATTTTGTTTGTAATTGCTGTTTGCACTTGTTTTGCTATGGTTGTTATTTCTTCTTGTCTTGGTTTTATTTCTTCTAAAGGATCTATATATAGTCTTAAACTTATGGCTACCCACCCAGTGCGATCGCCCTTAATTTGACTTTTTAGATCACTCATAAACCAACGATAAGGTTTATAATGTCCTCCATCTTTCCATGTGTACCAATTCATCATCGCTACAGTATTATTCTGATTCCAACCCCTTTGAAATAGGGCTGTAATAGTAAGATTATCTTCAGTATTAAAGGTGATGCTTTGTTGAGAGTCTGTTGACCAATCTTGAGGATCTATTAAAGGAATTATTGTATTCTGATTATCTAAATTTCTAATG of Cyanobacterium sp. HL-69 contains these proteins:
- the wza gene encoding outer membrane polysaccharide secretin Wza; this encodes MTNKFHPLKILLFHSFLVILIPQQIAWSQNNLNLQTNDPSNFPSVPRGYEPEPFNEGNAQHLNDYRLDFGDSINVSVARFPEFSFSGTLDAQGNVVVPILGRISLRGLTTEEVENKISFELGNRFLREPPQVLAVLTGQRPFNLTVIGEVVRPGYYTVSDGIPMSSLLNLAGGTTNKADMRSIIVRRRLADDSLIEEKLDLYRPLIEGTGEPRIRLQPGDTIVVSALEVGQDQDYDRALIARTNIPQPLIRVRVVAPTGAAGVTLRNINIPNGSSFLDAVALLPEFIPLITNNEVTLMRFDPELGKVVTQSLNVRQTIETGDMAQNLPLREDDVIVVSRTLLGRILGGIRIITQPIRDIFGFTNFIQDAIDGRIFDNNRNNNNIRF